In bacterium, the genomic window CGACGCCTTTGGTAGTTTTGAACAACTGAACATCACAACAAACCCAACCGTAGGAAGTATCTACAAAACATATTGGTCCTATGCACTGCCAACCTATATATCTTCGATTTACATAAAAAGAAATTCCACATAAACCCGATTCACCAGAACTCCAAAAAAATTTGCCCGCTGCCGTTTCTATATCTATAACGCCTCCACTCTGATAATGCGAGACTATGTCCGATCCTGTCCAACCATATGTGCCGAAAGCATTTTCTGTGGATACTAATGCCCAACCTGTACCAACGTAGCCGGAGGCAGTTTGATTTGTCCACCACCATCCGCCTGCCAATCCTTTTAAAGAATTGGCAAAACAAATGCTGGTTATAAAAGTAGGAGAGCTTGTGTCTGTAAAGGCTGTTGGTTGTACAGTCCATGTTTTACCCCCGTCGTTGGCAAAAAGTATTCTATTAAACTCTTTGCCATATGGGGCTGATTTTTTTAATTCTACTGCCCATCCGTGAAGAGAGTCGGGGAAACTTATGTCATAAACATAACCGGAAGAATACTGTGTTGTCCAGCTGTTGACGGCATAACTCATTTTTGTAAAGATAATTAAACCTAAAATAATCAAAAATATTTTTCTCATAATTATCCTATTACCACCATTCATAGGTCGCTCAATTTCCGAGGCATAAAAGCCTCGGCTACCCATTATTATTTTACTAATATCAGTTTCTTTGTTTCTGTTATTATATTAGATTCTTCCCCTTCACTACGTTCAGTGTCAGAATGACAAATAGTAGAAAGTCTCACAAAATAAATTCCGCTTTTGTGGATGTTGGGCGTGAAGGTATAATTGCCTTTGGTTAGGGTGCCGGAATAGACGGTCTCTTTAAGTCTACCTGTTAAATCATAAATAGTTATTAGGGTACTAGGGTAATAGTCATTAGAAAGAGACAAATAAATTTTATTTTTTATAACTCTTAACTCTGGACTCTGAACTT contains:
- a CDS encoding YCF48-related protein, giving the protein MRKIFLIILGLIIFTKMSYAVNSWTTQYSSGYVYDISFPDSLHGWAVELKKSAPYGKEFNRILFANDGGKTWTVQPTAFTDTSSPTFITSICFANSLKGLAGGWWWTNQTASGYVGTGWALVSTENAFGTYGWTGSDIVSHYQSGGVIDIETAAGKFFWSSGESGLCGISFYVNRRYIGWQCIGPICFVDTSYGWVCCDVQLFKTTKGVDSLHSLLYRFSMNDIDFIDSLHGWAVGNSGKILYTDNGGVDSVWDTLTSGVTNNLTCVKFVDSLNGWAGGDGIILRTRDGGKNWVTEYSGTVSKICALDTIYAWALSVGNILKYNPVIGIEERQLPVVGGQLSVIKNKIYLSLSNDYYPSTLITIYDLTGRLKETVYSGTLTKGN